In Triticum aestivum cultivar Chinese Spring unplaced genomic scaffold, IWGSC CS RefSeq v2.1 scaffold27450, whole genome shotgun sequence, the genomic stretch agcgtggcccattggtcccagtttgtcccaccaaccggggccaaagggtccggacgaaccgggaccaatgcccccacgaggcccggcaggcccctggccgcacgaaccgggaccaatgctcacattagtcccggttcgtgattgaaccgggactaatgtgaatattgccctgtgaccaaagcccagttttctactagtgactacaCCCCATTGCAAGCATGACCACTGGTTCCCTACGTCTCCTCCTGATCAGTTCACTAGCATCCACCGCCTCTGCATTCAAACCCCACAGAACGATGGTAGTCGTATGCCTAAAAACACAAAAGGTTAGCAAACGCCTAGACAATACAAAGGAAGGCCATGATAATCATTCAAGTAGAAGAACCAGCAAACATCACATCTTTCACACGTAAATTCCTCTTCACAGTGGCCTTCCCCTTAACGAATACCTCTTTTATCTTAGACACACCATTCGCAAGTGCCACCAAATCCATATCGTTtccgacaaacaagcaaacaaaatgTTCAATTAAAATACCAGCATATCAAACCGCATATGATATAAAAGATCACAAATGCACAAGCATTAGAAGATTACTTGGCAGATAAGTTTTGCCAGTGATAGTGCCAGCTATATCCTTAAGAGAACATAGCTTATATACATAGACCGGTACGTAACCCGTCAGGTACAGGATCTACCCTCCTGGCCGTGGTCCATGCAGTGAACCTCATCTCAAACCTATGTGATGTCGTCATGTACTGCTTCATTGCAGGAGAAAATCTCAAGATATCGCAGATAGTACACATTCCCTTCCGCAACAAGTTTCTAAAACATAGCTATCAGACCCCTTGGAATAATAGCATGGATACCACCCCCTGCAATAAAAAAACAAGCGAATTGGGAAGGCGGCTCATCATCCCTGCTCTCATCACAATGTTCTCAAAGCTGGCAAACTCTGACACGGATACTACTGCTACTTTTAGCGAACTAAGACTTTACCATCACATTTATCATTTGTCTTGGTTGTTGCCTTCTTTTTGGTAGAGTTTATTTCCTGCCGATCTATACCTTTGTAAACAATGACGAGGGGTTGATCCGAGACATGAAGGAGATTCGATGGTCtcggctcctcgcggtggcaaccaGAACTCCGGCTTGCCGGTGACAAACCGAATTCTGTTCAGCAGAGGCATCTTCCGATGGTTACGTCGGTGCTCATGTAGTACGCGGATGCAATCTACATTGTGTGACTTGACACGCATCCCTTCGTAGGTGGACTGGTCACGTGTCCCCGTTcacctctcttgtaaaaaaaatcccTTTCTTACCGACTGTATATGCAATGGGGCCTGTGTGTGCCTACCCTGTACTAATGTGTGATCCAGCTAGGAGTTGTTTGCAAAAGGAGAACTACCCAAGGACCAAACCGCCCTCAGGGTTTACAAATAAATAGCCGTGAAACCTTCTCCCCTTTTCCATCCCGCACCCTGCACCCGTTTCTTCTCCACACCCTCAAGAGTTAGCGGAATTGCCACGCGAGTCCTCCAAGTTTCTCCCGCCGCGATGGAACCATCCGGTTCAGGAGCGGAACCGGTCGAGGACGAGCTCATCCAAGAACCGGAGGGGCGCCCCAAGTCCAACGCCTCCTCCAATGGGGCCCCGAGCGCCGCTGTGCCGCCACCTCCCCGCGCGACGCCCCTCCACATCGAGCGACCCCGCCGCGAGCAGGCCGGAGGCGGCGCCGATGGATCGAGCTCCGCCGCGGCGCGGGTCGACCGGAAGGAAAAGGGGGCGCTGCCGCCCAAGGCCATTCCTTCTCCTCCGAGCTCCGGGGGCAGCAGCAGCTCCTCCACCCCCTCCCTCGACTACGCCGCCGCATTCAGAGCCGGGGCCTTCGGAGGCGGGGAGTCGAGCACCGCTGCGGGCGGTAGCAAGGCGCGGGTGACGTGGAGTGACCccgcggcgacggagacgagggagGTGCCCAACGCGGCGGCGCATCCGTTCGACCCCAAGTTAGTGTCCAGGCAGCGGCTGCTGAAAGCGCAGGCGGCTGTAGATGAGGAGAAGAGCCGACGGGAACAGCAGGTAATGGCCTCTGC encodes the following:
- the LOC123176014 gene encoding uncharacterized protein isoform X2, with translation MEPSGSGAEPVEDELIQEPEGRPKSNASSNGAPSAAVPPPPRATPLHIERPRREQAGGGADGSSSAAARVDRKEKGALPPKAIPSPPSSGGSSSSSTPSLDYAAAFRAGAFGGGESSTAAGGSKARVTWSDPAATETREVPNAAAHPFDPKLVSRQRLLKAQAAVDEEKSRREQQFNSLRAEEAMHRKEQSLDQYKQWFDSQKKRGYSNESSSSATGVNRNGKGMLPPKVIPSPPNSAGSSSSSTHSLDYAATSRAGRRGDKGGAQCGGASIRPQAGVQAAAGERAGGHRQGEQAMGTAVQGVARGRGDV
- the LOC123176014 gene encoding uncharacterized protein isoform X1; its protein translation is MEPSGSGAEPVEDELIQEPEGRPKSNASSNGAPSAAVPPPPRATPLHIERPRREQAGGGADGSSSAAARVDRKEKGALPPKAIPSPPSSGGSSSSSTPSLDYAAAFRAGAFGGGESSTAAGGSKARVTWSDPAATETREVPNAAAHPFDPKLVSRQRLLKAQAAVDEEKSRREQQFNSLRAEEAMHRKEQSLDQYKQWFDSQKKRGYSNESSSSATGVNRNGKGMLPPKVIPSPPNSAGSSSSSTHSLDYAATSRAGRRGDKGGAQCGGASIRPQAGVQAAAGERAGGHRQGEQAMGTAGDGLCDVLLLFLGFLGVSGVRA